Proteins from one Synechococcus sp. UW179A genomic window:
- the cysK gene encoding cysteine synthase A — MSRVYADNSQAIGNTPLVRLNHVTKDCKATVLAKIEGRNPAYSVKCRIGANMIWDAEKRGELTEGKVIVEPTSGNTGVALAFTAAARGYKLVLTMPESMSIERRRVMAVLGAEIVLTEAAKGMPGAIAKAKEIAASDPGKYFMPGQFENPANPEIHEKTTGPEIWNDCEGAIDVLVAGVGTGGTITGVSRYIKNEKGKAIESVAVEPSHSPVITQTMNGEELKPGPHKIQGIGAGFIPKNLDLSVVDKVEQVTNDESVEMALRLAKEEGLLVGISCGAAAAAAIRLAKQDAYAGKTIVVVLPDLAERYLSSVMFADVPTGIIEQPVTA; from the coding sequence ATGTCTCGCGTTTACGCCGATAACAGCCAGGCCATCGGTAATACCCCCCTGGTGCGTCTGAACCATGTCACCAAGGACTGCAAAGCCACCGTTCTTGCCAAGATCGAAGGCCGTAATCCCGCCTACAGCGTGAAGTGCCGCATCGGCGCGAACATGATCTGGGATGCCGAGAAGCGTGGTGAACTCACCGAAGGCAAGGTGATCGTCGAGCCCACATCGGGCAATACCGGCGTTGCTCTCGCCTTCACCGCTGCCGCTCGCGGTTACAAGCTCGTGCTCACGATGCCCGAGTCGATGTCGATCGAACGTCGCCGCGTGATGGCCGTTCTTGGCGCTGAAATCGTGCTCACCGAAGCCGCCAAGGGCATGCCTGGTGCCATCGCCAAAGCCAAGGAGATCGCAGCCAGCGACCCTGGCAAGTACTTCATGCCCGGGCAGTTTGAGAATCCCGCCAACCCTGAGATTCACGAAAAGACCACTGGCCCTGAGATCTGGAACGACTGCGAAGGCGCTATCGACGTTCTGGTGGCCGGCGTCGGCACCGGCGGCACCATCACTGGCGTATCTCGCTACATCAAAAATGAGAAAGGCAAGGCCATCGAATCAGTGGCGGTGGAGCCCAGCCACAGCCCTGTGATCACTCAGACCATGAACGGCGAAGAGCTGAAGCCAGGTCCCCACAAGATCCAGGGGATCGGCGCCGGCTTCATTCCCAAGAACCTCGACCTCTCCGTGGTCGACAAGGTGGAACAGGTGACCAACGACGAGTCCGTTGAGATGGCTCTTCGACTGGCCAAGGAAGAGGGCCTGCTGGTGGGCATCTCCTGCGGAGCTGCAGCCGCAGCCGCTATTCGCCTGGCCAAGCAAGACGCCTACGCCGGTAAGACCATCGTGGTTGTTCTCCCCGATCTGGCTGAGCGCTACCTCTCTTCAGTGATGTTCGCCGATGTTCCCACCGGGATCATCGAGCAACCCGTCACAGCCTGA
- a CDS encoding PLP-dependent aspartate aminotransferase family protein — MQRPAPTPGDATRAIHHGESFAEGTGSVMPPIYSTSTFAHGNAGGFDYTRSGNPNFRILEGVLASVEHCDHATVFGSGVSAITAIASGLSQGDLVLCEENLYGCTVRLFEQVFAKFGIRTEWVDFTSPEAVSSIAARKPTMIWLESPTNPLLKVIDLRQVCAAAAAIDVPVVVDNTFATALVQRPLQLGATLSLTSTTKYINGHSDALGGAVCTDDPAWQQKMEFAQKALGLQPSPFDCWLITRGIKTLPLRLKQQMTNAAALADHLANHAQVNWVRYPHRQDHPQHSVAVQQMSSGGAIVTIGVEASRDQAYAMCKALQWFTMAESLGGVESLICHPATMTHASVSMEVKEKLGISDGLIRLSVGCEEASDLIADLDQALCLLQ, encoded by the coding sequence TTGCAGCGCCCAGCACCAACACCAGGCGATGCCACCCGGGCGATTCACCACGGGGAGAGCTTTGCGGAGGGGACGGGCAGCGTGATGCCGCCGATCTACTCCACATCGACGTTTGCTCACGGCAACGCGGGTGGTTTCGATTACACACGCTCTGGAAATCCAAACTTCCGCATCCTTGAGGGCGTGCTCGCTTCGGTTGAGCACTGCGACCATGCCACGGTGTTTGGGTCGGGAGTCAGCGCGATCACGGCGATTGCCTCCGGTCTGAGCCAAGGGGATCTGGTGCTCTGCGAGGAGAACCTTTACGGCTGCACTGTGCGGCTGTTTGAACAGGTGTTCGCCAAATTCGGAATCCGCACTGAGTGGGTGGATTTCACATCACCCGAGGCTGTCTCCAGCATCGCGGCTCGAAAGCCAACGATGATCTGGCTGGAGAGTCCCACCAACCCGCTGCTCAAGGTGATCGACCTGAGACAGGTCTGCGCTGCAGCCGCGGCCATCGATGTGCCCGTGGTGGTGGACAACACATTCGCCACTGCTCTTGTGCAGCGACCCCTGCAGCTTGGGGCCACGCTTTCACTCACCAGCACAACGAAATACATCAACGGACACTCCGACGCCCTTGGTGGTGCGGTCTGCACTGACGATCCGGCCTGGCAGCAAAAGATGGAGTTTGCCCAGAAAGCCCTGGGCCTGCAGCCTTCTCCGTTCGATTGCTGGCTGATCACCCGCGGCATCAAGACCCTGCCGTTGCGACTCAAACAGCAGATGACCAATGCGGCCGCTTTGGCTGACCACCTCGCCAACCATGCCCAGGTGAACTGGGTGCGCTATCCCCATCGCCAGGATCACCCCCAACACTCGGTGGCAGTGCAGCAGATGAGCAGCGGTGGGGCCATCGTCACGATCGGAGTCGAAGCCAGCCGTGATCAGGCTTACGCCATGTGCAAGGCCTTGCAATGGTTCACCATGGCCGAAAGCCTTGGAGGCGTGGAGAGCCTGATCTGCCACCCAGCCACCATGACCCACGCTTCGGTGTCAATGGAGGTCAAAGAGAAACTGGGCATCAGCGATGGCCTGATCCGTCTTTCGGTGGGCTGTGAAGAAGCCTCGGATCTGATCGCTGATCTCGACCAGGCACTTTGCTTGCTCCAATGA
- a CDS encoding type IV pilin protein codes for MKTRLSRFIAKRNQKQNGFTLIELMVTVSIVGILSSLALPSFTRAFESTNSSNAKQFVVDAARDCSTALIFEHPVPTVTQADAGSDVTLATYNCIETGSVVAEGGEDRWTVVIDEDGIPEFPVKSTIS; via the coding sequence ATGAAAACTCGTCTCAGCCGTTTTATTGCTAAGCGCAATCAAAAGCAAAACGGTTTCACACTCATTGAGCTGATGGTCACCGTCTCAATCGTCGGCATCCTCAGTTCACTAGCTCTTCCAAGCTTTACTAGAGCTTTTGAAAGCACTAATTCCAGTAACGCCAAGCAATTCGTTGTTGACGCTGCTAGAGATTGTTCAACTGCACTAATCTTCGAACACCCAGTACCAACCGTCACTCAAGCTGATGCTGGATCTGACGTGACTCTTGCCACTTACAACTGCATCGAAACAGGATCAGTTGTTGCTGAAGGAGGCGAAGATCGCTGGACAGTTGTTATTGATGAAGATGGCATTCCGGAATTCCCAGTTAAGTCTACGATCTCCTAA
- a CDS encoding PLP-dependent transferase, protein MSSRDLLRDPCWQGRDLGHPLPDATHAVSVALPRWSDVIAYEEQDPACRGALRAVYPRFGQHPLVAQVAKLSLKVSNVARSNGASSWPYPNRAAAEAALTYCRRTRPSSETQLINIHGLTCLIANAASTPAAKAYWQHTGLGASSRLAAIALGQEQGASDSAAENARSNVIRRLERIYRCDRGSISLHPSGMSALHRALQLISAIRPNRPVLQIGFPYVDVLKLPQVVFNGAELLLDDSAASVSAALERLQPSAVVVELPSNPLLRCIDLSTIARLAHRQGIPVIADDTIGAGVNIDALPHADLVFSSLTKSFAGRGDVLAGSLLLSPHSKWRDQLAASARALQQLAELADVDVIALDQGSEDVVERVHQLNRNTLFLAERLRDHPAIAKVFHPGECENFKALQRPGAGHGCLLSFELKGGTQSAQKVYDALAVCKGPSLGTAFTLVCPYVLLAHYEELVWAKRCNVPSHLLRVSVGLEERQDLWKRFQLALENA, encoded by the coding sequence ATGAGTTCGCGCGACCTGCTGCGCGATCCCTGCTGGCAAGGCAGAGATCTCGGCCACCCTCTTCCTGATGCCACCCATGCCGTCTCGGTGGCCCTGCCTCGATGGAGTGATGTCATCGCCTACGAGGAACAGGATCCAGCTTGTCGAGGAGCCTTGCGGGCGGTGTATCCGCGATTCGGTCAGCATCCGCTGGTGGCACAAGTAGCGAAGCTTTCGCTGAAGGTCTCCAATGTTGCCCGCTCCAATGGAGCAAGCAGCTGGCCCTATCCCAACCGCGCGGCAGCTGAAGCCGCTCTCACCTATTGCCGCAGGACAAGGCCATCGTCAGAAACACAGCTCATCAACATTCATGGGCTGACCTGCCTGATTGCCAATGCTGCCAGCACTCCTGCCGCGAAGGCCTACTGGCAACACACTGGCCTTGGAGCATCCTCCAGGCTGGCGGCCATTGCCCTTGGTCAAGAGCAGGGCGCCAGCGATTCCGCAGCTGAGAACGCCCGCAGCAATGTGATCCGGCGCCTGGAGCGGATCTATCGCTGCGATAGGGGGTCGATCAGCCTCCACCCCTCCGGCATGTCCGCTCTGCACAGAGCACTTCAACTGATCTCGGCCATTCGGCCCAACAGGCCCGTGTTGCAGATCGGTTTTCCCTATGTGGATGTGCTCAAGCTGCCCCAGGTGGTGTTCAACGGGGCCGAACTGCTGCTGGATGACAGTGCAGCCAGCGTGAGCGCGGCCCTCGAGCGTCTTCAGCCCTCGGCAGTGGTGGTGGAGCTACCAAGCAATCCGCTGCTGCGCTGCATTGATCTGTCAACAATCGCCAGGCTTGCCCACCGGCAGGGCATTCCGGTGATCGCCGACGACACCATCGGGGCCGGGGTCAATATCGACGCCTTGCCCCACGCCGATCTGGTCTTCAGCTCGCTCACCAAAAGCTTTGCCGGCCGTGGCGATGTGCTGGCAGGAAGTCTGTTGCTGAGTCCCCACTCCAAATGGAGAGATCAGCTCGCCGCATCAGCTCGCGCCTTGCAGCAATTGGCGGAGCTTGCCGACGTCGATGTGATTGCCCTCGACCAGGGCAGCGAAGACGTGGTCGAACGGGTGCACCAGCTCAATCGCAACACACTGTTCCTGGCTGAACGCCTACGCGACCACCCCGCCATAGCGAAGGTGTTTCATCCGGGTGAATGCGAGAACTTCAAAGCTCTGCAGCGGCCGGGTGCTGGCCATGGCTGTCTGCTTTCTTTTGAACTGAAAGGAGGAACCCAGTCGGCACAGAAGGTCTATGACGCACTGGCGGTCTGCAAGGGACCAAGTCTCGGCACCGCCTTCACTCTGGTCTGCCCCTACGTGCTTCTTGCTCACTACGAAGAGCTTGTATGGGCGAAACGCTGCAATGTGCCATCCCATCTGCTGCGTGTCTCAGTAGGGCTTGAGGAACGGCAGGATCTCTGGAAGCGGTTCCAGCTGGCTCTGGAGAACGCGTGA
- a CDS encoding glutaredoxin family protein has product MHLTLFSRQGCCLCEGLEQRLQGLDLSRFEPPLSLEVIDIDGEGIDPQLRTRYDLEVPVLALQGKPLPRVSPRLSGEGLFNWLQRHCSSIAGSD; this is encoded by the coding sequence ATGCATCTGACCTTGTTCAGCAGGCAGGGCTGCTGCCTATGTGAAGGCTTGGAGCAACGGCTTCAAGGCCTAGATCTCAGTCGCTTCGAGCCACCGCTGAGTTTGGAGGTGATCGACATTGATGGCGAGGGGATTGATCCGCAACTGCGGACTCGTTACGACCTTGAAGTGCCGGTTCTGGCACTGCAGGGCAAGCCCTTGCCACGGGTTTCCCCTCGCCTGAGCGGTGAGGGACTGTTCAATTGGTTGCAACGGCACTGCTCCAGCATCGCCGGATCGGACTAG
- a CDS encoding UDP-N-acetylmuramoyl-L-alanyl-D-glutamate--2,6-diaminopimelate ligase produces the protein MTQTLHSLLQAVLLPLPAGLPNPAVTSITCDSRSVGKGCLFIGLPGERVDGGRFWPEALKAGAVAALIGSQAAQLNPPSDQDPVLVIPEPVSHWAGELAAAFWQQPSLRMHLIGVTGTNGKTTTTHLIEHLSLECGCPAALFGTLVNRWPGHSVTSTHTTAVADRLQAQLAEALNRGTEVAAMEVSSHALDQQRVAGCRFSSAVFTNLTQDHLDYHATMEAYFEAKARLFADPFLIGEGPRAVVNVDDPWGRRLADRLGDRCWRCSLDEMADLSMRDLVMTSSGVEGMLLTPRGEGCFHSPLVGRFNLMNVMQAIGSLLQQDLPLPLLLRALPHFRGVPGRMERVLPSSPAADQLPAVVVDYAHTPDGLRSALQASRPFVDGQLVCVFGCGGDRDRGKRPQMASIAAELADRVVVTSDNPRTEDPQRILDDVVAGLSSGIDYQVEADRAIAIAQAIAQAGPGDLVLIAGKGHEDYQIVGTEKLHFDDREEAERALKQRFDA, from the coding sequence ATGACGCAGACGCTCCATTCGCTGCTACAGGCAGTGCTGCTTCCGCTGCCGGCGGGACTTCCCAATCCCGCGGTTACATCGATCACCTGTGATTCCCGCAGTGTCGGTAAGGGCTGTCTTTTCATCGGCCTCCCCGGTGAACGCGTTGATGGCGGCCGTTTCTGGCCGGAGGCCCTGAAGGCTGGAGCCGTGGCCGCGCTGATCGGGTCTCAAGCAGCACAGTTGAATCCGCCCTCTGATCAGGATCCCGTGCTGGTGATTCCTGAGCCGGTGTCCCATTGGGCCGGAGAGCTGGCTGCCGCCTTCTGGCAGCAGCCCTCATTGCGCATGCATTTGATTGGTGTAACCGGCACCAATGGCAAGACCACCACAACCCACTTGATTGAACATCTGAGCCTGGAGTGCGGTTGTCCTGCAGCACTGTTTGGAACACTGGTCAATCGCTGGCCCGGACATAGCGTGACGTCGACGCATACCACTGCGGTTGCGGATCGGTTGCAGGCTCAGCTGGCTGAAGCATTGAACCGGGGCACCGAGGTGGCGGCCATGGAGGTCAGTTCCCATGCTCTGGATCAGCAGCGCGTCGCGGGTTGTCGTTTTTCTTCCGCGGTGTTCACCAACCTCACGCAGGACCACCTCGACTACCACGCGACGATGGAGGCCTATTTCGAAGCTAAGGCGCGTCTGTTTGCCGATCCTTTCCTGATCGGGGAAGGCCCCAGGGCGGTGGTGAATGTCGACGACCCCTGGGGGCGTCGTCTGGCGGATCGCCTTGGCGATCGCTGTTGGCGCTGCAGCCTCGACGAGATGGCCGATCTCAGCATGCGTGATCTCGTAATGACGTCTAGCGGTGTGGAGGGAATGCTGCTCACACCTCGAGGGGAAGGTTGTTTTCATTCGCCTCTGGTGGGTCGCTTCAATTTGATGAATGTGATGCAGGCCATCGGCTCGCTGCTCCAGCAGGACCTGCCACTGCCCCTGTTGTTAAGGGCCCTTCCGCATTTCCGAGGTGTTCCTGGCCGAATGGAGCGGGTGCTGCCTTCCTCCCCTGCTGCAGACCAGCTGCCCGCCGTTGTTGTGGATTACGCCCACACCCCGGACGGTCTACGCAGCGCTCTTCAGGCCAGTCGTCCCTTTGTGGATGGACAGCTGGTGTGTGTGTTTGGCTGCGGTGGAGACCGTGATCGGGGCAAGCGTCCTCAGATGGCCTCGATTGCTGCAGAGCTGGCTGATCGCGTTGTGGTTACATCCGACAATCCACGTACGGAAGATCCTCAGCGCATTCTCGACGATGTGGTGGCGGGGCTTTCTTCAGGCATCGACTACCAGGTGGAAGCTGACCGAGCGATCGCGATCGCTCAGGCGATTGCTCAGGCAGGACCTGGCGATCTTGTCTTGATCGCCGGTAAAGGGCATGAGGATTACCAGATTGTGGGCACTGAAAAGCTGCATTTCGATGACCGAGAAGAAGCAGAGCGAGCGCTCAAGCAACGCTTCGATGCCTAA
- the rpsD gene encoding 30S ribosomal protein S4, with translation MSRYRGPRLRITRRLGDLPGLTRKAAKRSYPPGQHGQARRKRSEYAIRLEEKQKLRFNYGVSERQLVRYVKKARAQDGSTGTNLLKLLENRLDNVCFRLGFGPTVPGARQLVNHGHVTVNGRVTDIASYQCKAGDVIAVRERKGSKKLAEGNLEFPGLANVPPHLELDKGKLNAKVISKCEREWVALEINELLVVEYYSRKV, from the coding sequence ATGTCTCGTTACCGCGGCCCTCGCCTGAGGATCACGCGGCGCTTGGGAGACCTCCCTGGTCTCACCCGGAAGGCCGCAAAGCGGTCCTATCCACCCGGTCAGCACGGCCAAGCCCGTCGCAAGCGCTCTGAATATGCAATCCGCCTTGAAGAGAAGCAGAAGCTTCGTTTCAACTACGGCGTCTCCGAACGCCAACTTGTGCGCTACGTGAAAAAAGCACGCGCTCAGGACGGTTCCACAGGAACCAACCTGCTCAAACTTCTCGAAAACCGTCTCGATAACGTCTGCTTCCGCCTCGGTTTCGGCCCCACAGTGCCTGGCGCCCGCCAGCTTGTGAATCACGGCCATGTCACCGTGAATGGCCGCGTCACCGATATCGCCAGCTATCAATGCAAGGCCGGTGATGTCATCGCCGTCCGTGAGCGCAAGGGCAGCAAGAAATTGGCTGAAGGCAACCTGGAATTCCCAGGTCTTGCCAACGTGCCCCCCCATCTAGAGCTCGACAAAGGAAAGCTCAACGCCAAGGTGATCAGTAAGTGCGAACGCGAATGGGTCGCTCTCGAGATCAATGAACTGTTGGTGGTGGAGTACTACTCCCGCAAAGTCTGA
- a CDS encoding Nif11-like leader peptide family RiPP precursor, with the protein MLLNWPITIVHKRSQSFLEKVKGDINLQEKLKAAADTEAVAAIAKEVGFSLSTDESSSTGSPHSVISRAELKNVAVGDNTRYKALHYATLTPAKPIQNG; encoded by the coding sequence TTGCTTCTGAATTGGCCAATCACCATTGTTCATAAACGATCTCAATCATTCCTTGAAAAAGTGAAAGGTGATATCAACCTTCAGGAGAAACTCAAAGCCGCTGCTGATACTGAAGCAGTGGCTGCAATTGCCAAAGAGGTAGGATTTAGCCTCTCTACGGACGAATCAAGCTCAACAGGATCACCTCACTCAGTGATATCAAGAGCTGAATTAAAAAACGTGGCTGTGGGTGACAACACTCGTTATAAAGCGCTCCACTATGCAACACTTACTCCTGCAAAACCCATCCAGAATGGATAA
- a CDS encoding DUF3104 domain-containing protein has protein sequence MYGGGAARDPKIHNLFQIADVDSSEIKWDNADLGTRKKYRFVHLLFTRNTLTSDQSLTKRSNMRHAE, from the coding sequence ATCTATGGCGGCGGCGCTGCCCGTGACCCGAAGATCCACAACCTTTTCCAAATTGCTGATGTGGACTCCAGCGAGATCAAGTGGGACAACGCTGACCTTGGGACCCGCAAGAAATATCGATTTGTTCACCTGCTTTTCACCAGAAATACTCTGACTTCTGACCAGAGTTTGACCAAACGCTCAAACATGAGACATGCAGAGTGA
- the yidD gene encoding membrane protein insertion efficiency factor YidD — protein MREPPILSVGFLETVGQGFSKAMAQLMIAAIGFYRSWLSPLFGPRCRFIPSCSAYGLEAIQRHGPWRGGWLTLRRVCRCHPFTPCGCDPVPD, from the coding sequence ATGCGCGAACCACCCATCCTATCTGTCGGCTTCCTCGAGACCGTTGGACAGGGTTTCAGCAAGGCCATGGCCCAACTGATGATCGCAGCGATCGGTTTTTATCGCAGCTGGTTGTCTCCACTATTTGGCCCACGTTGTCGCTTCATTCCCAGCTGCAGTGCCTACGGATTGGAAGCGATTCAGCGCCACGGCCCCTGGCGTGGTGGCTGGCTCACTCTGCGCCGGGTCTGTCGCTGTCATCCCTTTACCCCCTGCGGTTGTGACCCCGTTCCTGATTGA
- the queA gene encoding tRNA preQ1(34) S-adenosylmethionine ribosyltransferase-isomerase QueA produces the protein MVDPRDLQLSSYDYRLPDERIAQAPVEPRHAARLLIAPPLNQPMTELMHRRVWDWQDELRPGDLLVVNDTRVLRARLRVRRSGGGLAELLVLEPRGEGRWLCLARPGKKLKPGDQVWLEALEQEPIPLQVLASDGASGGRIIQFPAAFVDAAAIENLLERYGEVPLPPYITRHDESDQERYQTRYAARPGAVAAPTAGLHLSDELLKVIRSRGVQLATVTLHVGLGTFRPVETEDLTDLSLHSEWVEVTPELVEAVVACRQRGGRVIAVGTTSVRALEGAAAAGGGSLQPLRGPVDLVIQPGFRFLVVQGLLTNFHLPKSSLLLLVSALIGRSRLLELYEVAIHEGYRFYSYGDAMWIAPDAVLPGVTSHADG, from the coding sequence GTGGTGGATCCAAGGGATCTTCAGCTCAGCTCCTACGACTACCGCTTGCCTGATGAGCGGATCGCGCAGGCACCGGTGGAGCCACGCCATGCAGCACGACTGCTGATAGCACCCCCCCTGAACCAACCCATGACGGAGCTGATGCATCGTCGGGTGTGGGATTGGCAGGATGAGCTGCGTCCTGGCGACCTGCTGGTGGTCAACGACACACGGGTTTTGCGTGCGCGCTTGAGGGTGCGGCGTTCCGGCGGTGGGCTTGCGGAGCTTTTGGTGCTCGAGCCCCGCGGCGAAGGCCGCTGGTTGTGTCTTGCCAGACCCGGTAAGAAATTGAAGCCCGGTGATCAGGTTTGGCTTGAAGCCCTCGAACAGGAGCCCATTCCTCTGCAGGTGTTGGCATCGGATGGCGCAAGTGGTGGTCGCATCATCCAGTTCCCTGCGGCTTTCGTTGATGCTGCAGCGATTGAAAACCTCCTTGAGCGCTATGGAGAAGTGCCGTTGCCGCCCTACATCACGCGTCATGACGAGTCGGATCAGGAGCGTTATCAGACTCGCTACGCCGCCAGGCCAGGAGCGGTTGCTGCTCCAACGGCGGGCTTGCACCTCAGTGACGAGCTCCTGAAGGTGATCCGCAGCCGCGGCGTTCAATTGGCCACGGTGACCTTGCACGTGGGGTTGGGGACATTCCGGCCCGTGGAGACAGAAGATCTCACGGATCTGAGTCTGCATAGCGAATGGGTGGAGGTGACTCCTGAGCTTGTGGAAGCTGTCGTGGCGTGCCGGCAGCGTGGAGGACGTGTGATTGCCGTGGGCACGACTAGCGTGCGGGCTCTGGAGGGAGCTGCGGCCGCAGGGGGTGGCAGCCTGCAACCTCTAAGGGGACCTGTGGATTTGGTGATCCAGCCCGGCTTTCGCTTCCTGGTGGTGCAGGGTCTGCTCACCAACTTTCATCTGCCCAAGAGCTCGCTGCTGCTTCTGGTCAGCGCTCTGATCGGACGCAGCAGGTTGCTTGAACTTTATGAAGTCGCCATTCACGAGGGCTACCGCTTCTATTCCTATGGCGATGCCATGTGGATCGCTCCGGATGCTGTGCTTCCTGGTGTGACGTCACATGCTGATGGTTGA
- a CDS encoding APC family permease: MSVPSFSRLLGRPLPRSSAKDERLPNVQALPILSSDALSSVAYATEAALGILILGGSAALRLSLPITVAIIALITIVVLSYRQAISAYPKGGGSYVVARDNLGRNVGLVAAAALLIDYTLTAAVSLMAGTQALSSLDPSFLAYEVPIALLLLVLVGWANLRGVKEAGRVFSIPTYAFVVMIVLLTVAGLKDLTFHHGWSPDAPPLKAALEPIGLFLILRAFSSGCSAMTGIEAIANGVQVFREPAPVNARKTLLVMGILLSAMFLAVSTMGFMYGVAPNPDITVLAQIGQRVFGDGSVLYWILQISTLLILVLAANTAFSGFPRLAAMLAEDYCLPMQMKLLGDRLVYQNGIGVLVAITALIIVICRGDTTVAVNLYALGVFTAFTLSQLGLVRRWWKLRGEGWRGRMAMNALGSLTTFLVLMVIVVSKFEEGAWTVVIAIPLLVWGLALIRRRYREIFTAIALDPDGSSLRLVPRDSPTGHHAIVWIAGMMQPSFEALRYACSFADSVTAVMVVQKEEDAGKLSQMWDRYAGTDTGALELVLLDSPYSSLLDPFCDFVKEEERRHPERTTTVVMPVAIPRDRLDVALLNQRARNLFEALSDDQSRVFSIVRYFIPRLASKGGSLPSGSMD, translated from the coding sequence GTGTCTGTTCCATCCTTTTCACGCCTGCTGGGCCGTCCCCTGCCGCGTTCCAGTGCAAAGGATGAGCGACTGCCCAATGTTCAGGCATTGCCGATCCTGTCTTCGGATGCTCTGTCTTCCGTGGCCTACGCCACGGAAGCGGCGCTTGGAATTCTGATTCTGGGAGGCAGTGCCGCTCTTCGGCTGTCGCTCCCCATCACGGTAGCGATCATCGCTTTGATCACGATCGTGGTGCTGTCGTATCGGCAGGCGATCTCGGCCTATCCCAAGGGTGGCGGTTCCTATGTGGTGGCCCGCGACAATCTCGGACGCAATGTGGGATTGGTGGCAGCCGCTGCGCTGCTGATCGACTACACCCTCACTGCAGCGGTCAGCCTGATGGCAGGTACCCAGGCGTTGTCTTCGCTGGATCCATCATTTTTGGCCTACGAGGTTCCGATCGCCTTGCTGCTGCTCGTGCTCGTGGGCTGGGCCAACCTTCGCGGGGTCAAGGAGGCGGGGCGAGTGTTCTCCATTCCCACCTATGCCTTCGTGGTGATGATTGTTCTGCTCACGGTTGCTGGGCTAAAGGATCTCACCTTCCATCACGGCTGGAGTCCCGATGCTCCTCCTCTCAAGGCTGCGTTAGAGCCGATCGGCTTGTTTCTGATTCTGCGGGCGTTCAGCTCCGGCTGCTCAGCGATGACTGGCATCGAAGCCATCGCTAATGGTGTGCAGGTTTTTCGGGAGCCTGCTCCAGTCAATGCCCGTAAAACCCTTCTGGTGATGGGCATTCTGCTGTCGGCGATGTTCCTCGCGGTCAGCACGATGGGCTTCATGTACGGGGTGGCACCCAATCCCGACATCACCGTGTTGGCTCAGATCGGTCAGCGCGTCTTTGGTGATGGCAGCGTTCTGTACTGGATCCTGCAAATCTCAACGCTGCTGATTCTGGTGCTGGCAGCGAACACGGCCTTCTCCGGATTCCCGCGTCTGGCGGCAATGCTGGCGGAGGACTACTGCTTACCGATGCAGATGAAGTTGCTGGGTGATCGGCTCGTTTACCAGAACGGGATCGGGGTGCTGGTGGCAATCACGGCGCTGATCATCGTGATCTGCCGGGGTGACACCACCGTGGCCGTCAATCTGTATGCCCTTGGAGTCTTCACTGCTTTCACGCTGTCGCAGCTGGGTCTGGTGCGTCGCTGGTGGAAGCTTCGCGGAGAGGGCTGGCGGGGGCGGATGGCCATGAATGCGCTCGGATCACTCACCACCTTTCTGGTGTTGATGGTGATCGTGGTGAGCAAATTTGAGGAGGGGGCCTGGACCGTGGTGATTGCCATTCCACTGCTGGTGTGGGGGTTGGCCTTGATCCGCCGCCGATACCGGGAGATCTTCACTGCCATTGCTCTCGACCCTGATGGCTCGTCACTGAGGCTGGTTCCCCGCGATTCACCCACCGGGCACCACGCAATCGTTTGGATCGCGGGAATGATGCAACCCTCCTTTGAGGCGTTGCGTTACGCCTGTTCGTTCGCCGATTCGGTGACGGCGGTGATGGTGGTGCAGAAGGAAGAGGATGCCGGCAAGCTCAGCCAGATGTGGGATCGCTATGCGGGCACGGATACCGGTGCTCTGGAGCTGGTGCTGCTCGACAGCCCATACAGTTCGCTGCTGGATCCCTTCTGTGACTTTGTGAAGGAAGAAGAGCGACGGCATCCCGAGCGCACCACCACGGTGGTCATGCCTGTGGCCATTCCCAGGGATCGACTGGATGTGGCTCTGCTCAACCAAAGGGCTCGCAACCTGTTCGAGGCGCTCTCCGACGACCAAAGCAGGGTGTTTTCAATCGTGCGCTACTTCATTCCCCGCTTGGCCAGCAAGGGAGGGTCGTTGCCTTCAGGCAGCATGGATTGA